Proteins encoded in a region of the Agromyces protaetiae genome:
- a CDS encoding carbohydrate ABC transporter permease — MSAHTTAARTPRKYVWGYSGGAILVTVALVVAPLGYAVWASFFSYSFASPEPVPVGFANYLRMLQDPALASAIAATGWIVLPSIVIEMTLGVAWALAINSLPRGRAIATTLLALPVMVSGASAGMAFRMLFTPEWGPIDNLLRPITGTSIDWLGSPDLARVAIVIADVWQNTPFVMLITLAALAGIPKEVNEAAAVDGANGAQRFATITFPLIRKFLVVALLFRLIDLFRIFDVIFVMTSGGPSGATETISYFIYRQGIQYFDVGYAASLGLVLALITVLISGVLIRLLEGRRPRD, encoded by the coding sequence ATGAGCGCGCACACGACGGCCGCGCGGACGCCGCGCAAGTACGTCTGGGGGTATTCCGGCGGCGCCATCCTCGTCACCGTCGCGCTCGTCGTCGCACCGCTCGGATACGCCGTGTGGGCGTCGTTCTTCAGCTACTCCTTCGCCAGCCCCGAGCCGGTCCCGGTCGGCTTCGCCAACTACCTCCGGATGCTCCAGGACCCCGCGCTCGCGAGCGCCATCGCGGCGACCGGATGGATCGTCCTCCCGTCGATCGTGATCGAGATGACGCTCGGCGTGGCCTGGGCGCTCGCGATCAACAGCCTCCCCCGCGGCCGGGCGATCGCGACGACGTTGCTCGCCCTCCCGGTGATGGTCTCGGGCGCCTCGGCGGGTATGGCGTTCCGCATGCTGTTCACGCCGGAGTGGGGGCCCATCGACAACCTCCTGCGGCCGATCACCGGCACCTCGATCGACTGGCTCGGGTCACCAGACCTCGCTCGGGTCGCGATCGTCATCGCGGACGTCTGGCAGAACACCCCGTTCGTGATGCTGATCACCCTCGCCGCGCTCGCGGGCATTCCCAAAGAGGTGAACGAGGCCGCGGCTGTGGACGGCGCGAACGGTGCCCAACGGTTCGCGACCATCACGTTCCCGCTCATCCGCAAGTTCCTCGTGGTGGCGCTCCTCTTCCGCCTCATCGATCTGTTCCGCATCTTCGACGTGATCTTCGTCATGACCAGTGGCGGGCCGTCGGGGGCGACGGAGACCATCTCCTACTTCATCTATCGCCAGGGGATCCAGTACTTCGACGTCGGCTACGCGGCTTCGCTCGGACTCGTCCTGGCGTTGATCACGGTCCTCATCAGCGGTGTCTTGATCCGCCTGCTCGAAGGGAGACGTCCGCGTGACTGA
- a CDS encoding ABC transporter substrate-binding protein encodes MSQRLHLITRASAIASIAAVALGLAACAPAAQDDLGPLPSDGRFDDVTVRISAIADVYVQGFKKFESEIADELGITMEFDVTPPTDAYTKDMLEFRSGKASHDIVLLQPANLADYSAYLHPLDELADELDLDFDVDDIEPVYNDVYTSWAGTRYTVPWDGDQHNLFYNVAAFERAENPEAFQAAYGYELAPPTTWEQYRDVAEFMAGFDWNGDGAQKYGVAEAWQQGGYATWWWTNKFGTHGGVWFDDEMQPLINSASGVAALEASMEIVPFTPPGSLNFGYPELEAALLKQQVPMVIQWSSTGKAAEDPAVSDIVGNVGVAMVPGVELGDGTTTVRPALPTGWTAGVPSKAENAAAAASLLAWISAPDRALELAVDPKTAIDPWRASSFADTEAWRAAFDQSPDYGEAFIAVQSETVDTGMPDLQIPGSNEYLNALDRQIIAALAGEKSAQEALDAAAKEWDAITDKLGRDTQLAAWQAQADAMRSIGIEYEPTWAE; translated from the coding sequence ATGTCGCAACGGCTCCATCTCATCACCCGTGCGTCCGCCATCGCATCCATCGCCGCCGTCGCGCTCGGCCTCGCCGCGTGCGCACCTGCTGCGCAGGATGACCTCGGCCCGCTGCCCAGCGACGGGCGCTTCGACGACGTCACCGTCCGCATCAGTGCGATCGCCGATGTCTACGTCCAGGGCTTCAAGAAGTTCGAATCGGAGATCGCGGACGAGCTCGGCATCACGATGGAGTTCGACGTGACGCCCCCGACGGACGCGTACACCAAGGACATGCTCGAGTTCCGGTCGGGCAAGGCCTCCCACGACATCGTGTTGCTGCAGCCCGCCAACCTCGCTGACTACAGCGCCTATCTCCACCCGCTCGACGAGCTCGCGGACGAGCTCGACCTCGACTTCGACGTCGACGACATCGAGCCCGTGTACAACGACGTCTACACGAGCTGGGCAGGAACCAGGTACACGGTGCCGTGGGACGGTGACCAGCACAACCTCTTCTACAACGTCGCCGCCTTCGAGCGAGCCGAGAACCCCGAGGCGTTCCAGGCCGCGTACGGTTACGAACTCGCCCCGCCGACCACGTGGGAGCAGTACCGCGACGTTGCGGAGTTCATGGCCGGATTCGACTGGAACGGCGATGGCGCGCAGAAGTACGGCGTCGCCGAGGCGTGGCAGCAGGGTGGATACGCCACCTGGTGGTGGACGAACAAGTTCGGCACGCACGGCGGCGTCTGGTTCGACGATGAGATGCAGCCGCTGATCAATTCCGCGTCAGGGGTCGCAGCGCTGGAAGCGTCGATGGAGATCGTCCCGTTCACCCCGCCCGGGTCGCTGAACTTCGGGTATCCCGAGCTGGAGGCCGCGCTCCTCAAGCAGCAGGTGCCGATGGTCATCCAGTGGTCCTCGACCGGGAAGGCGGCTGAGGACCCGGCGGTCTCGGACATCGTGGGCAACGTCGGTGTGGCCATGGTGCCCGGCGTCGAGCTCGGCGACGGCACGACGACCGTTCGTCCCGCCCTGCCCACCGGCTGGACCGCCGGTGTCCCGTCGAAAGCTGAGAACGCCGCGGCCGCGGCGAGCCTCCTCGCCTGGATCTCCGCGCCCGACCGTGCACTCGAGCTCGCAGTCGACCCCAAGACGGCGATCGATCCGTGGCGCGCCAGCTCGTTCGCGGACACCGAGGCGTGGCGGGCGGCGTTCGATCAGAGCCCGGACTACGGCGAGGCGTTCATCGCCGTGCAGTCGGAGACCGTGGACACGGGCATGCCCGATCTGCAGATCCCCGGGTCCAACGAGTATCTGAACGCATTGGACCGGCAGATCATCGCGGCGCTCGCCGGTGAGAAGTCCGCTCAGGAGGCGCTCGACGCCGCCGCCAAGGAGTGGGACGCGATCACCGACAAGCTCGGCAGGGACACGCAGCTCGCGGCGTGGCAGGCTCAGGCGGACGCCATGCGCAGTATCGGCATCGAGTACGAGCCCACCTGGGCCGAGTAG
- a CDS encoding Gfo/Idh/MocA family protein, with protein MLKLGLIGAGVMGRRYVEAYSEDPNGRVVAIADLDHERRVSLADRFGVGGRYADFDAMLDAERLDAVIVATPDFAHRAPLATALDAGLHVLCEKPLATTVDDAAAMAFAAAASDRQVMVNFGNRHRPAARRAYELIRSGGIGAVRYARMRLNEKAEKTATLAWSAQTSALWFLLSHVTDFVQWMVDDVVVDVYAANGRARDGAATTTTAVLNFSGGATAVLESTWDMPSEYPRDIDLAITVHGADGVIDLDMGEQGLRVSGPGRTASVMWDAAAGGSAEDWWNRSCRSFTASVTAGEPVSPNARDGLQTVMVLAGLQHSLDTGAGVDLAATWPDAAKLLR; from the coding sequence GTGCTGAAACTCGGTCTCATCGGCGCCGGCGTCATGGGGCGTCGCTACGTCGAGGCCTACTCCGAAGACCCGAACGGCCGCGTCGTGGCGATCGCCGACCTCGATCACGAGCGCCGCGTCAGTCTCGCCGACCGGTTCGGCGTCGGCGGTCGCTACGCCGACTTCGATGCCATGCTCGACGCCGAACGCCTCGACGCGGTCATCGTCGCCACACCGGACTTCGCCCACCGGGCACCCTTGGCCACAGCCCTCGACGCCGGCCTGCACGTCCTGTGCGAAAAGCCACTGGCCACGACGGTCGACGATGCTGCGGCGATGGCGTTCGCCGCAGCGGCCTCCGACCGCCAGGTCATGGTGAACTTCGGCAACCGGCATCGCCCGGCCGCGCGCCGGGCGTACGAACTCATCCGCTCGGGAGGCATCGGCGCGGTGCGCTACGCCCGCATGCGCCTGAATGAGAAGGCGGAGAAGACCGCCACCCTCGCATGGAGCGCGCAGACGAGTGCGCTCTGGTTCCTGCTCTCCCATGTCACCGACTTCGTGCAGTGGATGGTCGATGACGTCGTCGTCGACGTGTACGCGGCGAACGGCAGGGCCCGGGACGGCGCCGCGACCACGACGACCGCGGTGCTCAACTTCTCCGGTGGTGCGACCGCCGTGCTGGAGAGCACGTGGGACATGCCCTCCGAGTATCCGCGCGACATCGACCTGGCCATCACGGTGCACGGCGCCGACGGCGTGATCGACCTCGACATGGGGGAGCAGGGCCTCAGAGTGAGCGGGCCGGGTCGCACGGCCTCGGTCATGTGGGACGCTGCTGCGGGCGGGTCGGCCGAGGACTGGTGGAATCGGTCCTGCCGCAGCTTCACGGCGTCGGTCACCGCGGGGGAGCCCGTCAGTCCGAACGCGAGGGACGGGCTGCAGACCGTCATGGTCCTCGCCGGACTGCAGCACTCCCTCGACACGGGCGCGGGAGTCGATCTCGCCGCGACCTGGCCGGACGCGGCCAAGCTGCTTCGATGA